The genomic stretch ATGTTATTAAATTACAAATCATAATTATGATATTAAATTATATGGTGTTGAAAAATGAATTTTAATATTCAAACTATAACCTATCTCAAACAATCAAAACTTTTTTCTTTTTGTTCAAATAGTGATCTTGCACGCATCGCTCCATTCATCAGTGAAGCTTCATTCAATGCGGGAGAATCATTATTCAAGACTGGCGAACAAGCTGAAAATCTTTTTCTCCTCATGGAAGGTCAGGTTGAAATTCAATCAGGCAGAAGAGTGCTCAACCGGATTGAATCAGGAACATTGGGAGAGGAGAGTGTAAATGGGAAGGGAAAGTATTTAACAACTGCAGTTGTATTGAAGGATTCAAAATTTCTCAGCATACCTCAAAAGCAAATACAGAGTCTGCTGAAAAAATATCCTGGCATGAAAGATAAATTATACTCTTCCCTTGTGAACCACCATGCCTTCATAAAAATTAAAGACGAATCGATAAAGGAAACGAAAAAAGAAGATGCTGAAAACATCACCGTTGTCGGCTGGTGTTTTGCCATTTTTTTACCGGCATTCATTTATTATTATGGAGACATACTGTCTTTTGATTGGAAAACTAAAATATTCTTAACAGTAGCAAGTGCAACTGTCGTTATGTGGGTATTCAGGCTGGTAGATGAATTTATTCCAAGTATAATGGCAGTGATAGCAATACTCGTTCTAGATATAGCGCCTCCGGAAGTCGTACTTTCAGGATTCACCTCGGGAAGTTTTTTTATGGCCCTGAGTATTTTTGGATTAAGTGCTATCCTTACTACGAGTGGATTAACCTATAGAATAGTTATCAACTTGTTTAGGTTTCTTCCATTATCTCAATTCTGGCATTCACTGGCAATATTTATAACCGGTATATTTCTTACCCCCCTCTTCCCATCAGCAAATGGAAGAATAGGGATTGCAACGCCAATTTTATTAGATATGGTTGAATCCTTAGGCTATAAAAAAGGGGGGAAAGCCGCAACAAGGCTTGCAATTGCTACTTTTTCCGGTTTCACGATGTTTTCCAGTATATTCCTGAGCAGTAAGTCCATGCATTTTATAGTTTTCGGCATACTCCCCATCCAGGTAAGAGAACGTTTTGACTGGGGATACTGGTTTTACGCCGCAACTGTTGCCGGTTTAGTGTTAATGATATTTTATTTTATACTTACCCAGATAATGTTTCAAAACACTGATAAGCCCAGACTTTCGAAAGACATCATAAAGGCACAGTATGACGTACTGGGGCCACTATCTGCTCAGGAATGGGCAGCTATTGGCGGAATTGCTCTTTTTGCTCTGGGAATTGCGACATCATCAATACACAAGATTCAACTTCCCTGGATTGGCTTTGCTGTCCTCTATATCATTCTTGTACTAGGATTTTTATCAAAAGAAGATTTCAAAACCCATGTAGACTGGACTTTTCTTATTTACCTTGGTGCCCTAATTGGGTTAATCAAAACGATGTCATACCTTGGACTTGACATCTCCCTCGGGCATAAATTCTTGTGGTTAGGGGCATATATGAAAAATAATTTTTATATTTTTGTTCCGCTGCTTTCAGTCAGCACTATGCTTCTCAGGCTCTTTATTCCCAATACCGCAACAGTTGCAATTCTGGCTTCAGTTCTTTTCCCGATAGCACTTTTAAACGGTATGAATCCTTGGGTAATCGGATTTATAATTCTTATTATGAGTGATTCCTGGATCATGCCCTACCAGTGCTCTTATTACCTTCTCTTTGATGAACTGACATCAGCCAAAAAACTTTTCAACAAACCATTGATTTTGAAATTTAATTTCATTTCAATAGTCTTCAGAATAGCAGCAGTGTACGCATCAATACCATTTTGGAAATCGGTTGGAATTTTATGAGAAACAAAATAATCGGATTATTAACAGCGTGTTTCGTTACGATACTTATCATGTTCCTTGTTATAACGAACCTAAGCAAGCCTAGAATTTTTGTTTTACACAGCTATAGTCTTAATTTTTCGTGGGTAAAAGATATAAATGTCGGGATTGAAAGAGTCCTGAAGCATAAGCCCTATTCCATACGTTGGCACTATATGGATACCAAAAGAAATCCATCAGCAGAGTATAAAGAAAAAGCCGGGAAAATTGCAATAAATGCTATAACCCAGTGGAATCCAGATATTATTATAGCAGTCGATGATAATGCACAGAAGTTTGTCGCTGTTCATTTTAAAGACAAAAAACCAACAAACATCGTTTTTACAGGGGTTAACGCGTCGGTCGAGGCGTATGGCTATGACAAAGCAAAAAATGTAACCGGGATTCTTGAAAGAATTCCTTTTGAAGAATTCAGAGAGATTTTCGTTCAAATTTTACCTAAAAAAAAGAGGCGCATTGTTCATATTTCCGATGCATCCGTTACTTCCCAATTAATACATGACGAATTAACCAATGTTGAATGGAATCCGCTCAAGCTCGTCAAGTCCTTCCAGTGCGAGACCTTCGAAGACTGGAAGAAAGTAATTGAAAAAGCACACGAGCTTGGTGACATACTCCTTGTCACCCATTATCACACGCTTCTAGATAAAAATGGCAAAACAGTGGCTCCAAAAGATGTCCTCGAGTGGACATCTTCAAGGTTAAAAATACCCGCCATAGGATGTTGGGGGTTTTTTGTTGAAGATGGCGGGATGATGTCAATAGCTGTTTCTCCATATGAACAGGGGGAAGAAGCGGCTAAAATGGCAGTTAAAATTATTGAAGAACATATCCCACCTGACAAAATAGATGTCAAAGTCAACAGCCTCTATGTTGTTTATGTGCGCGGGAGCAGTATTGAGGAAAGAAATATAAAACTACCTAAGATGCTAAGAGCATTCGCAAAAGCAACGAACACCTATTACGAATAAGGCGACACAATTATGACTAAAAACAGCGCTGCCAGAAAATTCACCTGATTCGAACCAAAGCGAGCAGATGGCCACAGGTTGGCAGCTATCTGCTCGACTGATACCGCTACTGCCCAGCAACCCCAAAATTCCGCAACGCAGTACGAAAGGCATTGACAGGACTGAACAGCGCGTCACCGATAATGATTGCGTACCCGAACCAATGGAAAAAAGTCGGGGCTTCATGAAGGGCGAAGACCATATAGGTCAGCAATGCTGTAGAGGCCATCACTGCAATGACCGAAGAGATGGTATCGAGCATAAACGACACCACCCCTATATCCCCTGATTTGACAAACTCTATAAGCAGGACCACCACGATCAAGCCCATAAAAGTATAGCCCGACGGGCCTGTCAAAGCGATATTGAGCCGATGGACCACCAGCAGATAGATGATAGGGGTAAAAATCCAAGGCAACCTCCCCAATGTCTGTAGCATGAAACTCTCCGATTGTTCAGTTAATGATCAAATAGGCTAAGGAATTCAGATTGATCTCATTGTAATTCATCTACAATATCGTGTAAACAGATTTGCCCATCAATACGCAGCCATCACGTAATACCACCAGCCAGCCGCACACTTACTCTGCAAACAACTCATACTCTTCATCAGCCTCCCATCAGCCTTCCTCAAGCTTCTTGGAAGGATGATAATGCACATAGACCTTCCTGAGCATCTCAATCCCGGCGAGCAGCTTTCTCTCAACTGTATCAGCGATCTCGTCACCGTCCCGAACAGTCAGCTCCCCGTCAATACCGATAGTCAGATTCACCACAAGATACGGTCCAAAGCGATGTGCATGAATATCTTCAATGGATTTAACCATCGCCACCTCAGCAAGCAGCTCGTATATTTTATCCGCAAGCTCCTCGCTCGGAACATTATCCATAAGATCCGAAGAGGCCTCGCGGAGAATATCCAAGCCTGTTTTCGCCATGATCACCGCCACAACCGCTCCGGCAATAGGATCAAACCAGATTGCGCCCATCCTGCTCAAAAAGATTCCTGCGGCTGCGCCGGTCGAAGCAAAAATATCATTGCGATGGTCCTGGGCCAAGGCTTTAATCGCCAAGTTTCCTGTTTCTCGCCCAACCCTACTCGCTTGCAACATGAGCAAAATTTTAACAACGATGGTTGTCAAGGCCACATAGATGGCAAACTCCCCTATGGGATGCGATGGGACAGTGCCGGTGAACAGAGCAAAGGCAGAATTGACAGAGTCCCAGAATATAGCCGTGCCAGTGGTAATGACAAAAGCACCGACAACCAGGGCCGCAATGCTTTCCAGCTGATGGTGCCCGTAAGGATGTTCCGCATCTGCGGGCTTCCCGGCAAGTCGGACAAAGATCTTCACCGCGATAAAATAGATCACGTCAGATATTGAGTTGATACCGTCGGCAAGAAGTGCCTGACTATACCCTATAATACCGGCAACAACCTTGACCACGGCAAGGATAGCATTAAAAAGAAGACCGACATTTACTACATTTTCGGCCTTTTGTCGTCGTTCTTCTGTGTTACTACAGCGAAGCGGGCTTAAAAGTTTAGCCATGAGCTTGTCCGTTCATTATGTTCTCTTAAAAGTAAACCCTGTCCCTTCGTTACAGGACGAGGAGCAAATTCGTTTGTATCGCATCACTAGGCTGTGCAAGTTAGCAGGCGATTCTGCACATGAAGGGTCGTCTACCGAGAAAGTTCACCCTCCTCCACAGCCCCCGCAACCTCCTCCGCCGCCGCAACCTCCACCGCCACAACCACTACCTCCTCCACAGCCTCCAGTGCTGAACCCACCTCCACCGCCTGAATTAAAGCCCACTGCAAGGATGAAATAAAGAACCGGGCCGCCGATCATCATAAACCACAGGAAACCAAAGCGTGACATACCGTATTCCTGCCCTGCTATCATACGAGAAATTCCAGCAGAAACATAAATGATAACCGGCAAGAGCACTTTCCAGTTCTTCCATTTTGCAACAGCCAGCAGGATAAACCAAAGAAAACCATAATAGACGAGAAAAGCAGGCCCTTCCACGTCGGGCGTCATAGAAAAAGAAAGATATACCGCACCGATTTCAAAAAAAAGAAACGAACTCAATCCACCCATCCTACACACCTCCTGATTGTACATAACAGCCCGGATCCCGCGTAAACGGACTACCGTTTTTCGCCAGAGCAAGACATTTCAGCCCACCACTACAGGTCCTCTCATACTTGCATGACTCGCACCCGCGAATAACCGAAGCATCATCACGAAGGCGAACAAGAAAATCATTGGTTTTATATATTGCCGACAAGCTGATCTCAAAAACATTCCCCACCTTGCGTTCCATCCTTCTGCACGGATAAACATCACCATCAGGCATAATGGCCAGGAGTTTCCTTCCAGCAGAGCATCTGTACGGTTTCAGCAAGGGAAAGGTAAGAAACTGCAAGCCCCTGGAAAAAGAAATCCTATTTCGCGTAACAGGATGGAGCAAATTGATGATAACGGCAAGCCGCAGCAGCCGAATATACTTTCTGACTTCAGCAGGATCAAGCGAGAGACCCTCTTTATCACCAGGGCTTGGGATCACCCGGTCTGTCCAGAGATGATGAACATTCAGCCGGTTACAGAAAAAGGATAATCTCAAAAGATCTTTATAATTCCTCTTTGTTGCGGTAAAAGACACCGTTGTTTTGATCTTTGCTGCCATCAGCAGTTGAATGCCCTGAACAGCCTTCTCAAAACTTCCTCGCCCTCGTATTGCTTCATGCTTCCTTTTCATTCCATCCAAACTGATCTGGACATAGGCAGGGGGATATTTTTTAAGCAAACCGATGCTTGCCGCATCAAGACAGTGCCCATTAGACAACAGGCTATAACTTTTAATATTCCGGTTGTGATGTACCTTTTCAAGCAAGACATCAAGATGCCGAAACAAAAAAGGTTCTCCTCCGGTTATCGTGAGATGGAGACGGCCCTGTTTTGGATTTTCCGCGCTAAAGTGATCAAGTTGACAAAGAACTTCTTCGATCTGCGAAAACGAGAGTTCACTCCTGTCATCGTATGTTGTCTGGTAACAATGCAGGCAACGAAGGTTGCACCTATTTGTAATATGCCATTGAAAGATCATAACTTCACCGGAAACAGTACCTATTAAGTCCCTACTGCCAGCGCTCAAACATCTCAGCCCGGGCAAGGCCGGAGCGATGCAGCACTCCGATCTTGGTATCAACATAATCAATAACCAGGGCCTTCTTTCCCTCTGCCGGACGCATGATCCGCCCGACCACCTGGAGAAGACGGCCTTCAAAGCGGATCGGGGTTGTCAGCACCAGGGTGGAGAGACCAGGGCAGTCAAAGCCCTCGCTGATCAGCTGCAAGGTGGAAAGCAGCACCTGAACCTCGCCCCTTTGCACCCGCTGCACGATCTCGGTTCGGGCACTCAGCGAAATACTGCCTGTGAGCATCTCCGCGACAATGCCCTCCTGCTGCAAACCGCTGAGCAGTTCTTGGCAATGGGCCACCCGGTCAGAGACCAATAAAACCGTCCCCTCCCCCCCCTGTTGAATCTTCTCGACCACATCTCTGATGATCTGATGGTTGCGCTCCCGATCCTGGGTCAGGGCCTTGATCAACTTGGGGTATTCCCCGGAATACGGGGCAAAAAAGGCGGTCTCCTGCTGGATAAGATCGGGTCGGATAACAGCACCTGTTTCCGCCAGTACTCCCGGATCCACCGCATGGACTCGATCCCCCATATAGCTGTAGATAAGCCTGGTCATGCCGATCTCACGGCGAAAGGCAGTGGCAGATAGACCCAGCATGTAGAAGGTATCGAATCCGCTCACCACCTCGGTAAAGAGGGTGGCCGGAACCCGGTGGCATTCATCTACAATGAGATGACCAAAGCGCGGAGCCAAGTCCGCCAAACGATTACGGGCGGTATTAACAATGGCCACGGTCACGGGCCGGGGATCATACCGCCCGCCCCCAGCCTGCCCAGCCCGTATATTGAGAAAGGTTGCGATCCGCGCCATCCATTGCTCCAGCAGCTCGCGGGAATGAACAATAATGATGGTGGGTTGCCGACGCTCGGCAATCATTTTCAAGGCCATAACGGTCTTGCCGGAACCGGTTCCTGCCTCCAGCACCCCAAAGGCATGCCCGATCAAGGCCTGAACCGCCTCTTGCTGGTAGGGACGGAGCTCTCCCATAAAATCATAGCTCACAGGAGCCACCTTTCTCCGTTGATCGATCAGCACCGGATCAACACCCAGTAGGCGACGACAGATGAGCACTGCTCGGTTGCCGAAACCTCGGGGAAATATAAGGTTATCCCCTTCCTGGCGATAAAAATATAATTTCGGTTTGATCTGCTTGCCCAGCCAACGGGAATAGCGCTGGGCAGCCAAATATTTGGGATTATCCACGGTCAGCTGCTCTCGGATAGCGGCCCGGAGTTCCTCCGGGGCTCCGCTGAGAACGCACTCGGATTGCACAGTTAATTGTACGGGCAACTGCGGTGCTGCCATGTTTTCCCCCTTGTCCGTTTTATCGCCGGATCTACTCAATCAGCTGCTCAGTCGGAAAAAATACCGCGTCCTGTTTTCTGCCTGTTGACTTTCCCGATGCCCCATGCTTAAAAAAAGAGGTACGGAATACTGGTTTCTCTTGAGCACCAACCACTTGGTGTACAGCTTTTCTTCCAGTTGAGTACTTCCAGCTCAAAGGCAGCAAGCTCCCTGTTCAAAATAGCATTCTTTCCCTGCGAGGTCAATTCCTTGACAACCACACCCTCTTTTTCAAGGAATGTCACGTCACCTGTGCTTCTTTGATATTGCTTCCAAAATTGGAATATTTTTCCTTGGGAGGGCCTGGTGAGTTGCACTCTGGGAAAAACGTAGTAGGATAAGCAAAATAATAAAACAAGACTGATAAACAAATTTCCTGTTTTATCAGCCCCTATAAACAACTTCTTCTGGTTGAATACATGATTGCCCCTCGCCATCGTCAATATATTTTCCTGCTTTTCCTCTGCGCATTCTTCCTGACCACTGTCCCGGCCAAGGCCGGACAACCACCGCCAGTATCCCTGACGCTGCCTCTAGCAACCCTGCATCAGGCCCTGAGCAGCCTCCTGCCCCTCCCCATTGAACAGCAAAAAAGAAACAGCAACTTCCGGGGAACCTTTGTCGTGGACTCCATCAGCAGACTTGCGGTAAAACAAAATAATGTCATAGCCCTTCAAGGGCAGCTCAGCGGCAGGAATATGGCCGTCAAGGCCCAGGTCGCTGGCCAAACCATCCAGATCAAACTAGGCCAGATGGTTCTGCCGGTCAGTTGCGACATCGCACTCCGTTATGATCGACAGAGAAAGACCCTTTTTCTCAGACCAACATTTTATCATCAAGCCCAGCAACAGGATCCTGCGGCAGCCGCCCTGGCCCCCATGTTGGACAGCCTGAGCAGAGAATATGCCCTGCCCCTGAATACATTGGATCCGCTCACCGGAAAAATAGGAATCACCCCGATCTTTGTTCAGCTGGATCCGGTGGATATTCGCTTAAACGGGGACTCTCTGGTGCTCCAGTTTCGCCCTCTTACCGGCAAAATCGGTCCAACCAGAACCGGAAAGAAACAAGCTGGTAGAAAAGCATTACAATAAGTTTCCCTCTCCAACAAACCGGGTAACTTTATAAACAAATCACGCTGCAAGCAACGGGAATGAGACCCGGAGCCTGGCAATAATCATACGTTAAAAAAAGGAGCAAGCTATGGCTGAAGACTGTCTTTTCTGTAAGATTATCCAAGGTGATATCCCCTCGGACAAACTCTATGAGGACGATGAAGTTCTAGTTTTTCGGGACATCGCGCCCACAGCGCCTGTGCATTTCCTTGTCATTCCGAAAAAGCATATCAGCGGCCCTTCCGCTGTGGCTGAAGAGGATGAACAACTCATGGGCAAGCTGATACGAATCGGCAACCAGATCGCCAAACAAGAAGGCATTGAGCAATTTCGCCTTGTCTTTAATAACGGTGCCGAGGCCGGGCAGACGGTTTTTCACATCCACATGCATGTCCTGGGCGGGCGCAGCCTGAGCTGGCCTCCGGGTTGAACAACGGATTCTACAAATCCAGGGATACAAAGAGGGATTGAAAATGTCAAAGCACGAAACCCTTGACAACCTGAGCGCCCTCCAGAAGATGATTCTGGTTATTTCTGTGGCAGTGGTAGGTATCGGGGCATCAGGGATGGTGGTCAGCATGCGCTATATGGCGACTGCCGGGCCTCGTTATGTTGCAGCGGCGGCCGCAGTTTTTATCGGTAGTGCAATCTTTGTCGTTGGCGGGCTTATTGCTACGGCTGTGATATCTACGGTGCATACGATATAAAAAAAAAGGTTACTCAGGGTGTTACCCTGAGCTGATTATATACAGCCCCTTCAGGGCATGGTGGTGTCGTCATTTTGCAGGGGCGCACCTGTGTGTGCGCCCGAACTGGCACCGGAGATATTTAAACAGGGGAGACACATGGGTCTCCCCCTACAGAGGGTCAACGGTTCCGCATACCCCGAATATTTACCTTCAGCACCAAATCACCTCCACGGCTCGTCCGCCCGGCGTTGAGCAGGTTTCGCGAGAAAGCCGTTCCTCCCAAGGGAGGGTCCGCTGCTCAGGACGCCGGTCGAAGATGACCAGATGGCAGGTGTCTGGGCCGGTGCGGTCGGCATAGCGATCAACTTGTTGCAGCCCCTGGTCGCGGGTGGCCTCCCTGCCCATCCTGGGATGCACAAGCTTGATCTCCACAAGATTGCTCCGTCCTCCAAAGCGAATCAGCAGGTCCATCCTCCCCCGCCCGGCTGCATATTCCCGATCAACCATGCCGCCGCCGTTAACAATGCGCTGAAGAAAGGCCATGAGCAGCAGATGAGGAAAGGCCTCTGTATAGTCGGCCTTCTCCTCCCATATTTCCGAATTCCAGGCCCAGAATTTCTGAAACTCGTCCATCAGGGCATCCATAGCCAGACCGCCGTCTGTCCGTTGCCAAGTGAATTCCGGGGCCGGAATAGCCACCTGCATACCATAGCTCAATTCGCGGGCAAACACTTCCCGATAGATGGCGTTGGCAATGCCCGGCGTGCCATTTTCGTCAAAGGCCACCATGCCGAGATCCAGGCAAAAGGTAAATTCGTCGCCGTCGGCCATGGTCGGATCTGCTTCGCCTGTCAGGATCGGCTGCACGATCTTTCGGATCCTCGGCTCTCGGAGCCGTACACTAAGCGAATCTATATGGGTTGCTCGGGAGACGATGAGCTGTTTCTTTGCCTGCTCCACATGCTCCGGCAACACGGCTTGCCCGCTTTCTGTGGGGACAACACGCAGAACGCATTCCTTGGCCAGGGCATTGACCAACCAAGGCTGGCCCGAAGAACAGGCATAGATCTGGTCCAAAGCCGCTTCGGAAAAGACTTGTCCGGTCTCCGCAGTATGCTGGCCAATGAGGGTGGCTATATCGGTACGGGAGAAATTGCTCAGAGTGACCGAGTCCTCTTTTATATTAAAGGGGCTGCCCGGATTGAGCAGCATGCCGTCCTTGCTGGTCACCAGATAATCCCGCAGGTCACGCATGCCCACCAAGGCCACCGACACAGGGAACTCCCCCATACCCCGGCCAGCAAATCCCCCTCTCAGCTGACGTAGAAAGCTGACCAGAGCCGGACCCGCGACCACATCCACCTCGTCGAACAGGACGATCAATTTTTGAGGAGCAACCTGTGCCGCCCAGCTGCTGAGCACAGCAGATACATAACTGCCAGGCGCGACCTTTTCAGGATATTCGGGCACGGGCAACTTAAAGGTATCGGCCCATTGCCTGATGGAATCCACCATTAAGGGCATAGCCTTTTCCGTATCAGTCACCTCTTGGCAGCTCTCAAGGCTGACATAGCAGGCCACAGCCTCGGTTCCGGCGTTGATCTCATGCATCCAGGACTGAAGAAAAGTGGTCTTGCCGGTCTGTCTGGGCGCGTGCAGAACCCAGTAGAGTTCGTCCCGGATATAGCGGTCCAGACTGGCCCCGATCAGGCGATCCTTGGGCGGCAGCATGTAGTGGAGGCGGGGAAAGCAGGGGCCGGTGGTGTTGAAGTATTTTGCCATGATGTGGTTTCTCGGTCTGGAATGCAGACGTGATTCTTTGCCAAGGGTGTTACCCTTGGCTGATAGATATTGCCCGGTTGGGGCATGGTGGTGTCGTTATTATTGTAGGGGTACACCTGTGTGTGTACCCGAACCGTTACCGGAGATATTCAAACAGGGCAGACACATAGGTCTGCACCCTACGGCGGGTCAACGGATTCACATACCCCAACGGGGTTATATTTATCCAGCTCGGGGTAACACCCCGAGGAATCGGCCTGAAAGCGGCAAGGTCTGTCTCGGCAGGCGCATTCTCCTTCTCCCAACGGCTGAACCCGCCGAGTCGCTGCTGAAACGCCTTTTACTTTACAACTTTAATGATAGTCTCTTTAAGGGGAGGAGGCAAGTCGGTTGGGCATGTGGTACGCCATCGTTATTTTCGTAAGGGCATGACGCGTCGTGCCCTTACAATACCTCATCAAACCGACATATTGTAGGGGCACACCCATGTGTGCGCCCGAATCGGCACCGGCTGCTTACAGATTGTAAATTGTATTGACAATTTGTAAAAACATTGACCGGTAATGAGGTGGACGTGATTATTGAGCGGAGCACCGGTTTATGCCCAGTTGAGATTAAATCCGGCTGGACCCTCAAAGAGGATGCCTTCGCAGGTCTGCGCAAATGGCTGCAACTTGCCGGGCAGGATGCCGAGTATCCCTGCCTCTGCTACGGCGGCGAAGAAGGCTACGAGCGTAGTGGGGTGACTGTTGTTCCCTGGCGGCGTGTGAGCGAGCTGAACATATAACCCCCCGAGGAGAACCGGACCTGATGAACTCCGTCCCCAGGGTGGTACCCTGGACTGGTTAACGAGCCGCATTGGGGCATGGTGTGCCATCGTTATTTTCGTAGGGCCGCACCCATGTGTGCGCCCAAGAACAAGCACCAGAGATATTCAAACAGGGCAGTCACATAGGCCTACTCCCTACGGCGGGGCAACGGTTCCACATACCCCAACGGGGTTATATTTATCCAGCTCGGGGTAACACCCCGAGCACCGCCGGATGTATTCTGTATACCCAGGGTGTTACCCTGGACTAGCCCCCGTAGGATGCGGCCCCCGCATCAAAAACAATAGTGCGCGGGGCGCACCCCACATGGCTGATTCGGTCAACCAGCATCGCTCATTCATTCAAAAGAATTTTCAAGGACAACTTGAGCCAACCAGCCGTTCTTGTTGCCTGAGCAGCGAATTCAATACAAAAATTATCCTTCTGATCAGACAGACTAAGCAGGATGGGAAGACCCGAAAAAAAGCGATCACCCCAATCGGGGGTGATTTCATGCCAGTTGCCTTTAGACTGTTCGCATTGCCGATTAATCATCTTGCTACGTTGCCATAAAAGGGTTTGAACATCATCAAGAGAACGGAGAACCAGGTTCAACGGAGCAGAGGATGCGGTATTGTTTCCGACGACCAAAGGGGTGTAAACGTCCGGTTCAGTGACAAGTTGAGCGACCACGCCAATTTTGTTGGAACTCAGCTTATTTTTTTTAACGTAATCCAAGGGCCAGACAAAAAAATCCCCCGGTTGTAGCCAAGCATCAAGGAGGTAATAGGTCCTAAACGGGATACCAATCCCCCGAATATGCACCTGTGCTTTCTTCACATGAGGAGCACTGATATGGAGAGTCCTGTCGGTATTCACATCAAAATCCAGCTCTCCGTACAGCAGGCCAACAAGAGTGAGTCTCCCCCTGCCCGCCGAGGCCGGAGAGCTGAACAGAGTCAAGCAGAGCAGGATGATTATCTTATACATTCTAGCGGGCATCATCATTTGTTGGTAGTGGTTAATTAGTGTCCTATACTGTTATCGAAAGCGAGCAATACGAGCATTCTTAAATTGCAGGCGTATAAATCCCCTCACACCAAGAGGGATTGCGCTTTTTCTCAATAGTCTCCTTCCCGTTTCTG from Candidatus Electrothrix communis encodes the following:
- a CDS encoding histidine triad nucleotide-binding protein, with protein sequence MAEDCLFCKIIQGDIPSDKLYEDDEVLVFRDIAPTAPVHFLVIPKKHISGPSAVAEEDEQLMGKLIRIGNQIAKQEGIEQFRLVFNNGAEAGQTVFHIHMHVLGGRSLSWPPG
- a CDS encoding ABC transporter substrate binding protein, encoding MFLVITNLSKPRIFVLHSYSLNFSWVKDINVGIERVLKHKPYSIRWHYMDTKRNPSAEYKEKAGKIAINAITQWNPDIIIAVDDNAQKFVAVHFKDKKPTNIVFTGVNASVEAYGYDKAKNVTGILERIPFEEFREIFVQILPKKKRRIVHISDASVTSQLIHDELTNVEWNPLKLVKSFQCETFEDWKKVIEKAHELGDILLVTHYHTLLDKNGKTVAPKDVLEWTSSRLKIPAIGCWGFFVEDGGMMSIAVSPYEQGEEAAKMAVKIIEEHIPPDKIDVKVNSLYVVYVRGSSIEERNIKLPKMLRAFAKATNTYYE
- a CDS encoding radical SAM protein, with translation MIFQWHITNRCNLRCLHCYQTTYDDRSELSFSQIEEVLCQLDHFSAENPKQGRLHLTITGGEPFLFRHLDVLLEKVHHNRNIKSYSLLSNGHCLDAASIGLLKKYPPAYVQISLDGMKRKHEAIRGRGSFEKAVQGIQLLMAAKIKTTVSFTATKRNYKDLLRLSFFCNRLNVHHLWTDRVIPSPGDKEGLSLDPAEVRKYIRLLRLAVIINLLHPVTRNRISFSRGLQFLTFPLLKPYRCSAGRKLLAIMPDGDVYPCRRMERKVGNVFEISLSAIYKTNDFLVRLRDDASVIRGCESCKYERTCSGGLKCLALAKNGSPFTRDPGCYVQSGGV
- a CDS encoding cation diffusion facilitator family transporter; the encoded protein is MAKLLSPLRCSNTEERRQKAENVVNVGLLFNAILAVVKVVAGIIGYSQALLADGINSISDVIYFIAVKIFVRLAGKPADAEHPYGHHQLESIAALVVGAFVITTGTAIFWDSVNSAFALFTGTVPSHPIGEFAIYVALTTIVVKILLMLQASRVGRETGNLAIKALAQDHRNDIFASTGAAAGIFLSRMGAIWFDPIAGAVVAVIMAKTGLDILREASSDLMDNVPSEELADKIYELLAEVAMVKSIEDIHAHRFGPYLVVNLTIGIDGELTVRDGDEIADTVERKLLAGIEMLRKVYVHYHPSKKLEEG
- a CDS encoding anion permease — its product is MNFNIQTITYLKQSKLFSFCSNSDLARIAPFISEASFNAGESLFKTGEQAENLFLLMEGQVEIQSGRRVLNRIESGTLGEESVNGKGKYLTTAVVLKDSKFLSIPQKQIQSLLKKYPGMKDKLYSSLVNHHAFIKIKDESIKETKKEDAENITVVGWCFAIFLPAFIYYYGDILSFDWKTKIFLTVASATVVMWVFRLVDEFIPSIMAVIAILVLDIAPPEVVLSGFTSGSFFMALSIFGLSAILTTSGLTYRIVINLFRFLPLSQFWHSLAIFITGIFLTPLFPSANGRIGIATPILLDMVESLGYKKGGKAATRLAIATFSGFTMFSSIFLSSKSMHFIVFGILPIQVRERFDWGYWFYAATVAGLVLMIFYFILTQIMFQNTDKPRLSKDIIKAQYDVLGPLSAQEWAAIGGIALFALGIATSSIHKIQLPWIGFAVLYIILVLGFLSKEDFKTHVDWTFLIYLGALIGLIKTMSYLGLDISLGHKFLWLGAYMKNNFYIFVPLLSVSTMLLRLFIPNTATVAILASVLFPIALLNGMNPWVIGFIILIMSDSWIMPYQCSYYLLFDELTSAKKLFNKPLILKFNFISIVFRIAAVYASIPFWKSVGIL
- a CDS encoding DEAD/DEAH box helicase produces the protein MAAPQLPVQLTVQSECVLSGAPEELRAAIREQLTVDNPKYLAAQRYSRWLGKQIKPKLYFYRQEGDNLIFPRGFGNRAVLICRRLLGVDPVLIDQRRKVAPVSYDFMGELRPYQQEAVQALIGHAFGVLEAGTGSGKTVMALKMIAERRQPTIIIVHSRELLEQWMARIATFLNIRAGQAGGGRYDPRPVTVAIVNTARNRLADLAPRFGHLIVDECHRVPATLFTEVVSGFDTFYMLGLSATAFRREIGMTRLIYSYMGDRVHAVDPGVLAETGAVIRPDLIQQETAFFAPYSGEYPKLIKALTQDRERNHQIIRDVVEKIQQGGEGTVLLVSDRVAHCQELLSGLQQEGIVAEMLTGSISLSARTEIVQRVQRGEVQVLLSTLQLISEGFDCPGLSTLVLTTPIRFEGRLLQVVGRIMRPAEGKKALVIDYVDTKIGVLHRSGLARAEMFERWQ